AAACCTGAACAGGAACGTTTTCAAAAGTCATACCCGATATTCAATATCATACAATATAATGTTGCACTGAAAATTATTCAGACACATTGTCAATTCCAtggcaaaaatatgcattttcaaTATGGTCACTTCCAAGAAATAGTGACCACAGGTGTTGAGCTTTTCAAatcattctttttgtttgtttgtttgtttgctaggAGTATGACACTGGTTCCGAGTCACAGCTGtagaattgattttaaaattctgcttCTGGTAtataaatcactgaatggttTGGGAACCTGAATACATCAAGTAAACGCTGATTTGATGTAAACCTACTAGGCCTTGGGGGTCTGCAGACTcgggtcaattagtggagcGCAGAGTTCAAAGCAAGCACGGTGAAGTACCGTAAGTATTCTCTTCATGGGTGGAATTGTTGTCAATGTACTTTCTTTTAGTAATTTTgacaagttatttttttctctcctttgctTCAGAATGCCATTCGTCAGCAGTTGTGTTTGTACATGCTTTGAATGAAGGGTCctgtctttgcttgtgtgaagcacattgatttgccttgtgtatgaattGTGCTGGATCAATAAAGCTACTGTTACTTCATTGCAAACCACAGGCAGTGTGCACATTTTGCAAATCAATTTGAATGGGGTTGAATCATTTCCTGTGCAAGTGTGagtgttttcatatatatatcttcctgactaccaggaaaaaaatgttgtccaattacatttactttgaaattccccaatccatgtaaagtaattggactactccaaaagaattttttgaaatcccactacattttttaaacaggctcaaatacactaAAACGACTCGAACTACACTTTaatgtgttcataagagtcttataattaaaatgccaacaacttttcaagacaaaatgtgtttgataaaaagtattacttttcctcttcccataaaaagtgcttgcactgagggaagccattttcttactttttctaacccctacaaatttgatatcattggaaagcactgaatgtcctctttagagtaacaaaaggagttaatgcgattggatgcactgggtgggagatatttaggttcacaaatgtccttacccgggacaattttgaactactggtaggaggatatatatacatatatatatacacacgcacacacacacacacacacacacacacacacacacacacacacacacacaaacgcacacagaaCCAGTTTATGGCCACAAACACAAAGTAGGTGACTTAGACAAAATCTGTGCAACTCCCCTCAATTCACCACTTTTATGACCTAAATACCATGTCTCACCAGTAAATCAACTTAAAGGCAcaggcacatactgtatattgctgAGTATTATCTTTATtgtagcaaaaaacaaaacaaaaaaagcctgtCATAAATCCTGTATATACATAAATACCAAAATGTAGAACATAATCACATTAATGATGCTTTAGCTCATGTAAAGTGCAAAAAATGGCCTGTGGAAGTTCATTGTGACCATAAAAGGATGTTTAAACACTCCAGCCCACTTTATTAACCTATTTCTAATTATTAACTATCACTTAACCCTGTCACTACCCGCGAGACCAAAAGCAGCTCATCATTTGATAGACTTGATGTTTTTAAAAGAATGAGTTCATCTTGACAACACACTTTTGTTGTAGACCTCAAATACAGGTGCACACCAAATGACATGAAGATCCAAGTAGTTTCTGTGGTAATATGTCATATTTTCAACAAAAGTTCCATGTAAAGtgtttaaaagttaaataagaCCACCCCAAAACGGTGAATCCAGTGCCTCCAATAACTTTGAATCAGTCTTcttaaaaaaggaacaaaaaagtaactttttttcctgtcccccccccccccccactcatttATATgcactttgtttcatttttatcatcAAGTGACATGACAAAATCTATGAAAGGAAATATGCAATGTAAACTTTTTGTCTAATGCTGTAAAAGCCATGTTCGTGGTACTTCCAGCGTGCAGATTTAATGCTGCCCTCCACTTTGAGTCTCTTCTACGTCACTGAGATGAGAAGATTCCCCATCACTGCAGTGGCAGGAGATACTTTTATGCAGTTCACTTTTAGTCCCGAGTATGATGAGGGGCGAAGAAGAAGAGTCCCTCCGTTCTCTTTGCCGGTTCGGCTCCGGAATGTGACTGTGGATCAAGTTCCTCCTACAGGAGGTTTTGTCCTCGGCGGAGGCCGGGTGATGCTGCACCACGCCGGCCAGGAGCTCAGACAGCTCGGTGATGTAAATCTGCGCCATTTGGAGGGTGTCGTACTTGGACAGCTTTTTCTCGTTCTCCAGTGACGGAATGACGCTCCTCAGCTCGTCAAAGGCTTTGTTGAGGCCGtgcatcctcctcctctcccgTGCGTTGGCTGCCACCCGCCGGTGTCTGTGCGGGCCGCAGTGGGGCGGCGCGTCGCCCATCTCCGCGCAGCCGGCCTCGGGGTTCCCGTGGGCTAACGCAAGGCCCGACAACTCCGGCGCAAAGTGCTCCGGCGCGAATGTCCTGCTCGAAAAGAGACGCATGGCGTTGGGGGAAATCCAATTTTTGTGCTCCCCCGCATGCTGAGTCCAGATAGGAAGCTCTGTTTTGGTGCTCATGGTGTAATACTCACGAGTTGTCTGCACTGCAACATGCATGCAACAATTTatacaactccccccccccccccccctctcaagctgccccccccccaccagtgtCACTGACTTATGACAGGTCCGCGGCAGCCACCCGCCACCCCCCTCGAGCTTGTCGAAGCAATTAAACAAagcatattcttttttttttgtttctgtcagcTATTGTGCATTGTAACCCAATCACCACCTTATTATTAACACCACGCAGAAGGTAGACTACAATATGAATAATGTAAAATCCTTTTGAGAACCCCTCCCAAGTATAATAGGCAAAATTGGTTGCACAGCTTTTAATCAATGGACAAATGCACCAAGAAAATTTCAGCTTCATTTGGgattgaaaaaaagtcattttccccCCTTTGGATGTTTATTACGTACTAATGGggaaaaatcaactttttttgtgttttttcttgattttttttcagtttgttttatttctgtgtttttttctgttgtcttatgaatattgtttttcagaatattttcacagtttttggaatcatactttttctgttttatgGATTGTTTTCAGTTTTCTGACTATGTTTACAGCAGTTTTTTCCCGTTTTGGGAATAATTATTTTACTGTTGGTCTGTTTTTTGGGGAGGAATATTTTTCTGATTTCCGcttattttttctgtttttcataatttttattattttttcagtttttcagaGTTTTCTGTTTCATGGATTTTCTTTTCAGAATACAcaatttgtttctgttttaaaaaaatcaacgtAGGGTGTGCCATTTAAACGGAGCACCCAACATGGAACATTCGGAGAAGGTTCATCTAAAATGCTGGCCCAAAAGGGAAATGCTAGGAAGAAGACTTTAGTTAAATTGCCAAATGTCTGTCACAACAGTTTGTGGAAAATAGATTCGGATGTATTTCTCATGCTTGTTAATTGCCCTTTGAGGTGGGTTTGTTCTCAAACAAATTGTAAACCCTATTTGCAGAACAATAATAAAAGAAACAGGTGGAAGGCAAAGGGCCCAGACACACCTGTCTGAGGCAAAGCTAAGATAACTGATAAGTAAAGGCATTTATAGATCATGATATATCATACATACACCCATGGCATACTGTATGGACTTAAGAAAAACAACCCCATTACTTTTGAATATATTTACAAATTCCTAGTTTTCTTCTTATTTGCCATGCCTCTGCCAatcttgatgtattattttaattgcattttcaacGTTTTTTCATTACCAAAGTTGTATACACACTGATTTTTAACGTTCTAAGTGAAATATGCTCagattttttcacatcacaaacaatttttaaaatgtgggtgAACCCACTCATGTCgataaaaaaatgcagtgtgcTTAGGACTTTAatacacccccccacacacactcgcgcacacCTTTCCAGCGATGAATGCAGTACCAAAACTGACCTCAGAGAGGAAGCAGAGAGCCACAGGGCATCTAAACTGATAGAAAAGATCAAGAAGAAAAAGCCAgtccacacccacacactgaCACAGTTGTCGCAGGTTTCAAATGTCCTGGAAACCTTCGTAAATATGCTTATTTCTGACATTCTAACTCAAGTCCTTCAGTGACATCTGCACAAGGTCCTGGTGCAGTCATGTGACTTTGTGTGAGCCCGTGATATAATTACAAACATGGTGCCCATTTTCGGAGGTGCA
This window of the Hippocampus zosterae strain Florida chromosome 1, ASM2543408v3, whole genome shotgun sequence genome carries:
- the atoh1b gene encoding protein atonal homolog 1b; the protein is MSTKTELPIWTQHAGEHKNWISPNAMRLFSSRTFAPEHFAPELSGLALAHGNPEAGCAEMGDAPPHCGPHRHRRVAANARERRRMHGLNKAFDELRSVIPSLENEKKLSKYDTLQMAQIYITELSELLAGVVQHHPASAEDKTSCRRNLIHSHIPEPNRQRERRDSSSSPLIILGTKSELHKSISCHCSDGESSHLSDVEETQSGGQH